GACACGCGCCCGAGCTTCACGGGCCGCTACTACAGCATCGACCGGGCCTTGAACGAGCCGCGCCCGCTCCAGCAGGGCGGCCCGAAGATCCTGGTGGGCGGGGCTGGCGAGCAGCGGACGCTCCGGCTGGCAGCGCGCCACGCCGACCTCACGCACTGGTTCGTGCCGACGCCCGAGGAGTTCACGCGGAAGAACGCGATCCTCGAAGAGCACTGCCGGGCCGTCGGGCGCGATCCGTCCGCCATCGTGCGGACCATCGGTGCGCCGGTCTGGCTGGTCCGCGACGAGCAGGAGGGGCGCGCGGTCGTGGACCGGCTGCCGCCGGCCCGCCGCGCAATGGTCCGCCCGGCCACCCCAGAGCAGGCCGCCGAGATCCTGCATGGGTTCATGCGGGTGGGCGCGCAGGGGTTCACGTTCAACAACCCGAACCTCTCGACGCCGGAGCTGATCGCGGCGGCCGGCCAGGTGAAGCAGCACCTGAGCTGACCTGGCGGCGAGTCCGCCGATGTCCTGGCGGCGAGTCCGCCGATGTCCTGGCGGCGAGTCCGCCAGGGCGATTGCATGTTCATTGGTGTCCCCGAAGCATCATGGAACGGGCGGTCGGGGGTTGAAACCCCCGCCTACAGTCACGCCGTCGCTGCGCGACGGCCGTCGGGAACGGCAGGCACTGGTGCGACTGGAGCGTCGCGAAGCGACTGCAGGATCGTAGGCGGGGCTTTCAAGCCCCGACGCGGCGGCACGACGACATCAACATGCAATCGCCCTGGCGAGTCCGCCGATGTCCTGGCGGGCCAGCCCGGCGGGGGTCGAGAATCGCCTGACGGCTCCGTCCTACTGATACGAGCGGCCTGACCGGGCTGCCCGACGACCAGGGAGAACCCTCGTGAAGTATCTGCTGCTCAAGCACTATCGTGGCGCGCCGGCGCCCGTCAACAACGTGCCGATGGACCGCTGGACGCCGCAGGAGGTGGACGCGCACATCCAGTTCATGCGCGACTTCGCGGCACGCCTCCAGGAGTCAGGTGAGTTCGTCGATGCCCAGGCGCTCGCCCCCGAAGGCGCGTGGGTGCAGTACGACGGCGAAGGCCGCCCGGCAGCGACCGATGGCCCGTTCGCAGAGACCAAAGACCTGATCGCTGGCTGGATGATCATCGACGTAGAGTCCTGGGACCGCGCCGTCCAGCTGGCCGGCGAGCTGTCCGCCGCGCCCGGGGCCGGCGGCAAGCCGATACACGAGTGGCTTGAGGTGCGCCCGTTCATGCACGAGCCGCCCACGGTGACCGAGTGAACGAGGCGCTGCTACGGGAGCTGGCGCCGGCGGCGATCGCCATCCTCGTCCGGCGCGGAGCAGACTTCGCGTCGGCCGAAGACGCGGTGCAGGAGGCCCTGCTCCGGGCACTGGCATCCTGGCCGGCCGATCCGCCACGCGATCCGAAAGCGTGGCTGGTTACGGCCGGCTGGCGGCGGTTCCTCGACGCGGCCCGCGCCGAGACGTCACGGCGCGGGCGCGAGCAGGCCGTCCAGGTCGAGCCGCCGGCCGGGCCAGCCTCCGACACGGACGACACCTTGCACCTGTATTTCCTGTGCGCCCACCCGGCCCTGTCTCGGAGCGCGGCGGTCGCCCTGACGCTGCGGGCCGTCGGCGGGCTGACGACGCGGCAGATCGCCACGGCGTACCTGGTGCCCGAGGCGACGATGGCGCAGCGGATCAGTCGGGCCAAGCGGCGGCTGGCCGGGCTGCCGCTCGACCAGCCCGGCGACCTCAAGACGGTGCTCCAGGTGCTCTACCTCGTGTTCAACGAGGGGTACAGCGGGGACGTCGATCTGGCGGTCGAGGCGATCCGGCTGACCCGCCAGCTCGCCGCCCTGACCGACGCACCAGAGGTGGCCGGGCTGCTGGCGCTCATGCTGCTCCACCATGCGCGCCGGGCCTCGCGCACTGGCCCGGGCGGGCGGCTGGTGCCGCTCACCGAGCAGGATCGGTCTCGCTGGGACACCGGCCTGATCGCCGAGGGGGTGACGATCCTGCAAGCCGCGCTGGCCCGGGACCGGCTCGGCGAGTATCAGGCGCAGGCCGCGATCGCCGCCCTGCA
This genomic window from Chloroflexota bacterium contains:
- a CDS encoding LLM class F420-dependent oxidoreductase, whose amino-acid sequence is MAPLFGLHMPNFSHHDLPPDQLFDRVVAQAQAAEAAGFDLLTVMDHFYQIGVVGPETEPMLEAYAVLAALAQATSRISLGTLVTGVTYRNPALLVKTVTTLDIISKGRAILGIGAAWNESEHTGYGFTFPPVRERMDRLGEALTIAQLMFADTRPSFTGRYYSIDRALNEPRPLQQGGPKILVGGAGEQRTLRLAARHADLTHWFVPTPEEFTRKNAILEEHCRAVGRDPSAIVRTIGAPVWLVRDEQEGRAVVDRLPPARRAMVRPATPEQAAEILHGFMRVGAQGFTFNNPNLSTPELIAAAGQVKQHLS
- a CDS encoding RNA polymerase subunit sigma-24, giving the protein MNEALLRELAPAAIAILVRRGADFASAEDAVQEALLRALASWPADPPRDPKAWLVTAGWRRFLDAARAETSRRGREQAVQVEPPAGPASDTDDTLHLYFLCAHPALSRSAAVALTLRAVGGLTTRQIATAYLVPEATMAQRISRAKRRLAGLPLDQPGDLKTVLQVLYLVFNEGYSGDVDLAVEAIRLTRQLAALTDAPEVAGLLALMLLHHARRASRTGPGGRLVPLTEQDRSRWDTGLIAEGVTILQAALARDRLGEYQAQAAIAALHADAPSTTETDWPQIVEWYDELLGLTGSPVVQLNRAVAVGEAEGPQAGLTALAQVEPAVPRYAAVRAYLLERAGDLAHATELYAEAARAATSVQERDHLTREAARVRQLPR